In Candidatus Omnitrophota bacterium, a single genomic region encodes these proteins:
- a CDS encoding insulinase family protein, whose protein sequence is MKYDKKTLDNGLRIITCSMEARRSLSLGIWIKTGGRYENNSNKGISHYLEHLIFKGSKKYSCREIKESIEGIGGSLNGFTSEELTCYLVKAPAQYCDLCLNILADMSLNPLLDSQDIEKERTVILEEIKMYRDLPQSYVYELLDALLWPAQPLGMSIAGSEESVKRIKQEDLVEYQRRYYAASGIIVSAAGQLDPDKFASKVETIFSGVGQGQDNEFLPVSIKQAKPQLNLFHKDTEQTHLALAFHALKRDHPMKYALALMHIIMGGNMSSRLFNEIREKRGLAYEIGAAVKKFHDCGSFIIHAGIDNTKVEEALKLILAEAKKIRETLITEDELKRAKEFYAGQLMLSLEDTMDHMLWIGESISTIGRLYSVEEIMNGINNVSREDIRGLAQAIFKEEGLNLALIGPVKNIEEKLYKELFIKS, encoded by the coding sequence ATGAAATACGACAAAAAAACACTTGATAACGGCTTGCGTATAATTACCTGCTCAATGGAGGCGCGCAGGTCATTATCTTTGGGTATATGGATAAAGACCGGAGGCAGGTATGAAAACAACAGCAATAAAGGCATAAGCCATTACCTTGAACATCTGATATTCAAAGGAAGCAAGAAATATTCCTGCAGGGAAATAAAAGAGTCTATAGAGGGTATCGGAGGCAGCCTTAACGGGTTTACCTCTGAAGAGCTTACTTGTTATTTAGTGAAGGCTCCCGCTCAATATTGCGACCTCTGTCTTAATATACTTGCCGATATGTCCCTTAATCCTTTACTCGACAGCCAAGATATAGAAAAGGAAAGGACGGTTATCCTCGAAGAGATAAAGATGTACAGGGATCTTCCGCAGAGCTATGTTTATGAGCTCTTGGATGCTTTGCTTTGGCCGGCTCAGCCTTTAGGTATGAGTATAGCCGGAAGCGAAGAGTCGGTTAAGCGCATAAAACAGGAAGACCTGGTTGAATACCAGCGCAGGTATTATGCAGCTTCAGGTATAATTGTCAGCGCCGCCGGGCAACTTGATCCGGATAAATTTGCCTCTAAAGTAGAGACAATATTTTCAGGCGTAGGACAAGGCCAGGATAATGAATTCCTGCCAGTAAGCATCAAGCAGGCAAAACCACAGTTAAACCTTTTCCATAAAGATACAGAGCAGACCCATCTTGCATTAGCTTTTCATGCCTTAAAGAGAGACCATCCTATGAAATATGCTTTAGCGCTTATGCATATCATTATGGGCGGGAATATGTCCAGCAGGCTTTTTAACGAAATAAGGGAAAAGCGCGGCTTAGCTTATGAAATCGGGGCTGCGGTAAAAAAATTCCATGATTGCGGCTCGTTTATCATCCATGCCGGTATTGATAATACCAAAGTAGAAGAGGCGCTTAAGCTTATATTGGCAGAGGCAAAAAAGATCAGGGAAACACTTATCACGGAAGACGAGCTTAAAAGGGCAAAAGAATTTTATGCCGGGCAATTAATGCTATCGCTCGAGGATACTATGGACCATATGCTATGGATCGGAGAATCCATATCCACTATAGGCAGGCTATATTCTGTTGAAGAGATAATGAACGGTATAAATAACGTTTCCAGGGAAGATATAAGAGGCTTGGCTCAGGCGATTTTTAAGGAAGAAGGGTTAAACCTCGCCTTGATTGGGCCGGTAAAAAATATAGAAGAGAAGCTTTATAAAGAATTGTTTATAAAATCCTGA
- a CDS encoding HlyC/CorC family transporter: MYKLLSLPVIILMLILFVLCSFFFSASETAIIGLSKIRLSHMIRKGIKRAKNIQNLVARLDNFIAAILIGNNFANIAISAIATGIFVHIFGYHWGVMIATFTSTFFILIMCDITPKLLATKHTEKIALFSAPIMEVFIRALRPVILIFTGISTVILKIFKVEKSKRLPLITEEEIRTMIEIGKEEGVLTDEERKMLHRIFEFGDTKVETVMMPKEKIVAVNIKSSSEEVLNIFVEQGHSRLPVYEGAIDNVIGIIYARDLLYILRDKGLFVIQDLVHEAYYVPAAMRVSELLRKFQLDKIQIAIVVDSHKKTLGIVTLEDLTEEIVGEIEEERSRRFRKNN; encoded by the coding sequence ATGTATAAATTACTTTCGCTGCCCGTAATAATATTAATGTTGATTTTATTTGTTTTGTGCTCTTTCTTCTTTTCTGCATCTGAGACTGCGATAATCGGGCTCAGTAAAATACGCCTTAGCCATATGATAAGGAAAGGCATTAAAAGGGCAAAGAATATTCAAAATTTGGTTGCCAGATTAGACAATTTTATTGCCGCCATATTAATAGGCAATAATTTTGCTAATATCGCCATTTCTGCTATAGCTACCGGGATTTTCGTGCATATATTTGGGTATCATTGGGGCGTGATGATAGCTACCTTCACATCTACATTTTTCATCCTTATTATGTGCGATATAACTCCGAAATTGCTGGCTACCAAACATACTGAGAAGATAGCGCTTTTTTCTGCACCGATAATGGAAGTATTTATAAGGGCATTGCGTCCGGTAATACTTATATTTACCGGTATAAGCACGGTTATACTTAAGATATTCAAAGTAGAGAAGTCCAAGAGGCTACCTTTAATAACCGAAGAAGAAATACGCACGATGATAGAGATAGGAAAAGAAGAGGGGGTGCTTACCGACGAAGAAAGAAAGATGCTGCACCGTATTTTTGAATTCGGGGACACGAAAGTCGAAACCGTGATGATGCCTAAGGAAAAGATAGTGGCGGTAAACATTAAGTCCAGTTCCGAAGAAGTCCTGAATATATTCGTAGAGCAGGGGCATTCAAGGCTGCCAGTTTATGAAGGCGCAATAGATAATGTAATCGGCATTATATATGCGCGTGACCTGCTGTATATCCTTAGAGATAAAGGGCTTTTTGTCATTCAAGACCTTGTGCATGAAGCCTATTATGTCCCGGCAGCTATGAGGGTAAGCGAGCTCTTAAGAAAATTCCAGCTGGACAAGATCCAGATAGCTATAGTCGTTGATAGCCACAAGAAAACACTGGGCATTGTCACACTTGAGGACCTGACAGAAGAGATTGTGGGGGAAATAGAGGAGGAGCGGTCCAGGCGCTTCCGAAAAAATAATTGA
- the rsfS gene encoding ribosome silencing factor, with translation MEPKNLALRIGKLIRTKKAQDVAVLDMNGVSGLCDYFVIASGESLKQINSFAKSIEEDLAKEGIKSTVKVSPNDESGWVALDYRSVIVHLFLKPKREFYALENLWSDTKRVRLPRGPSKKK, from the coding sequence ATAGAACCAAAGAATTTAGCTTTACGTATAGGCAAACTCATAAGGACCAAGAAAGCCCAGGATGTTGCGGTTCTGGATATGAACGGGGTTTCTGGTTTATGTGACTATTTCGTTATAGCAAGCGGGGAATCATTGAAGCAGATCAACTCTTTCGCTAAATCCATTGAAGAGGATTTAGCGAAAGAGGGTATAAAGAGCACTGTTAAGGTTTCTCCGAATGACGAATCGGGGTGGGTAGCCCTTGATTACCGTAGCGTGATAGTACATTTATTTCTTAAGCCTAAAAGGGAATTTTACGCCCTGGAGAATCTCTGGTCAGATACTAAAAGGGTCAGGCTCCCAAGAGGGCCATCAAAGAAAAAATAA
- a CDS encoding arginine--tRNA ligase, which yields MREHIQNKIIEVIRVSLNKLGLKEEQYGNLYLDLPADRRFGDLASNTALKMSKVLKKPPMLIAQDLASMIKEEIASSDLKEYIKDVKAEGAGFLNFYFSDRYFYEGVSQIAEKAEAALKTNIGGNKKVLIEFVSANPTGPLSVAHARQAAVGDVLANILNFTGYKAKKEYYLNDEGNQIEILGKSVGLRIRELNGEQVEFPENHYQGQYIYDIAAQAIKDHCKQDNLSEYAADYILKCIKKELEDFGVSFDTWYSQKALRKSGKINATLEKLKENGFIYEHEGAVWLKSTSFGDDKDRVVIKSDTSFTYLAPDIAYHQDKYARGFDWLIDMWGPDHHGYIKRLKASIQAFGKDPESLTIIIVQLASIFKDGKSVEMSTRRGQYITLREVLDEVGRDASRFFFLMRKTSSHLDFDLTIAKKQTSENPVYYVQYAYARISSILKNTGIKIKNPGLDLLKEPEESALMKEISLFAYILNICVSTQDPYMLTVYLQELAESFHKFYDKHRVLGQDESLTKARVCLLLATKTVIATGLKLLGVSLPDKM from the coding sequence ATGAGAGAACATATCCAAAATAAAATAATTGAGGTTATAAGAGTTTCTTTAAATAAGCTGGGGCTTAAAGAGGAACAATACGGGAATCTGTATTTAGACCTTCCTGCTGATAGAAGGTTCGGAGACCTTGCCAGCAATACCGCTTTGAAGATGTCCAAGGTGTTAAAGAAGCCTCCTATGTTGATTGCCCAGGATTTGGCCTCTATGATTAAGGAGGAAATTGCTTCTTCTGATTTAAAAGAATATATAAAAGATGTAAAGGCAGAAGGAGCAGGATTTCTGAATTTTTATTTCAGTGACCGTTATTTTTATGAAGGGGTAAGCCAGATAGCAGAGAAGGCAGAGGCGGCCCTTAAGACAAATATCGGGGGCAACAAGAAGGTATTGATTGAATTTGTAAGCGCCAATCCTACCGGGCCTTTATCAGTGGCGCATGCCAGGCAGGCTGCTGTCGGAGATGTCCTGGCCAATATCCTCAATTTTACAGGCTATAAAGCAAAGAAGGAATATTATCTTAATGATGAAGGCAACCAGATAGAGATCCTGGGTAAGTCGGTAGGCCTGCGCATCAGAGAGCTTAACGGAGAACAGGTCGAGTTTCCCGAGAATCATTACCAGGGGCAATACATATATGATATAGCAGCCCAGGCAATAAAGGATCATTGTAAGCAGGATAATCTAAGCGAATATGCTGCGGACTATATTTTAAAATGCATAAAGAAGGAGCTGGAAGATTTCGGGGTCAGCTTTGATACATGGTATAGCCAGAAGGCGCTGAGGAAAAGCGGGAAAATCAATGCAACTCTTGAGAAACTGAAGGAAAACGGGTTTATATATGAGCATGAAGGCGCAGTTTGGTTAAAATCAACATCCTTCGGTGATGATAAGGACAGGGTGGTTATAAAAAGCGATACAAGCTTCACTTACCTTGCCCCTGATATCGCGTATCATCAGGATAAATATGCAAGGGGCTTTGATTGGTTGATAGATATGTGGGGCCCGGATCATCATGGTTATATAAAAAGGCTTAAGGCATCTATTCAGGCTTTTGGTAAAGACCCTGAAAGCCTTACGATAATCATCGTACAGCTGGCCAGTATTTTTAAGGACGGTAAGTCCGTTGAGATGTCTACAAGGCGCGGCCAATATATAACCCTGCGCGAAGTACTTGATGAGGTCGGCAGGGATGCTTCTAGATTTTTCTTCCTTATGCGTAAGACTTCCAGCCATCTGGATTTTGATTTAACTATAGCAAAAAAACAGACTTCTGAAAACCCGGTATATTATGTGCAATATGCTTATGCAAGGATATCCAGTATCCTCAAAAACACAGGCATCAAAATAAAGAACCCGGGTTTAGATCTTTTAAAGGAGCCGGAAGAATCCGCCCTTATGAAAGAGATCTCTCTTTTTGCCTATATACTGAATATTTGCGTGAGCACGCAGGACCCGTACATGTTAACAGTTTACCTGCAAGAGCTGGCAGAGAGTTTTCATAAGTTTTACGACAAGCACAGGGTATTGGGCCAGGATGAATCATTGACTAAAGCCCGGGTTTGTTTACTACTTGCTACCAAAACCGTTATCGCAACAGGCCTTAAGCTGCTTGGCGTATCCCTGCCGGATAAGATGTAA
- the recJ gene encoding single-stranded-DNA-specific exonuclease RecJ: MHQHKILNIASPNPETQDLFRQVLGFSNVFAQVLINRGLTEPKEAVRFIAAKLEDLSSPFCFSQMKAAVERIKSAIRQKDKILVYGDYDVDGITSIALVKSVLLGLGASVIHYIPDRIREGYGLNRNILNICMDNNVSLLLTVDCGTNSREEISSLINAGIDVIITDHHELSEESLPRATAIINPKIKESGYAFRDLAGVGVAYKLCQALTGRDLVSELDLVTLGTIADVVPLVGENRIIVKEGLLRLPATAKLGISALIEAAGIKNRSITTTHVGYILGPRINASGRIAHADSALKLLLSQDPQEAMELADELNNKNRQRQGIENKILDEAQGIIDREVNFKEHKVIVIAKEDWHEGVLGIVASKLADRFYRPTVLISISEDHCKGSARSIKNFHLFNALIDCKSVLESFGGHSHAAGLLIAKDNIDSFRKYINDIASQRLDAADLIPCIDIDAELGLADINNKVIGEIESLEPFGAGNPEPLFLTRGLKLKSQPCVLSRDTLKFWVTDGKVTYQAIGFGLGSLKGSLMSASSFDLVYTPAFDNWRGQSSTILEARDIFFNQ, encoded by the coding sequence ATGCACCAACATAAAATACTTAATATCGCCAGCCCAAACCCAGAAACCCAGGATTTGTTCAGGCAAGTCTTGGGTTTTTCAAATGTCTTTGCCCAAGTCCTCATAAACCGCGGTTTGACAGAGCCTAAAGAGGCAGTTAGGTTTATCGCCGCTAAATTAGAAGACCTCTCAAGCCCTTTTTGTTTTAGCCAGATGAAGGCAGCTGTAGAAAGGATAAAATCCGCGATCAGGCAGAAGGATAAGATACTGGTTTACGGAGATTACGATGTTGATGGGATAACTTCTATAGCCCTGGTTAAATCTGTGCTTCTTGGCCTGGGGGCTTCGGTAATACACTATATCCCGGACCGTATCCGTGAAGGATACGGGTTGAACAGGAATATTTTAAATATCTGCATGGATAATAATGTGTCCCTGCTACTTACCGTTGATTGCGGGACCAATAGCCGTGAGGAGATAAGCAGTTTGATTAACGCAGGGATCGATGTAATAATTACAGACCATCATGAATTATCGGAAGAGTCTTTACCCCGGGCAACAGCGATAATAAATCCTAAAATCAAAGAGAGCGGTTATGCATTCAGGGATTTAGCCGGTGTCGGTGTCGCCTATAAGTTGTGCCAGGCTTTGACAGGCAGGGATTTGGTTAGCGAATTGGATCTTGTTACGCTGGGCACTATCGCCGATGTTGTTCCTTTGGTCGGAGAAAACAGGATCATAGTTAAAGAGGGATTATTAAGGTTGCCTGCTACCGCTAAACTGGGCATCAGCGCGCTTATTGAGGCAGCCGGAATAAAAAACAGGTCTATTACTACTACCCATGTAGGGTATATCCTGGGCCCGCGCATAAATGCAAGTGGCCGTATTGCACATGCTGATTCTGCCCTGAAATTATTGTTAAGCCAGGACCCCCAAGAGGCAATGGAGCTAGCGGATGAACTTAATAACAAGAACCGCCAGCGCCAGGGTATTGAAAATAAAATATTAGATGAGGCACAGGGTATAATTGACCGTGAAGTTAATTTTAAGGAACACAAAGTAATAGTTATAGCAAAAGAGGATTGGCATGAGGGTGTTTTGGGTATAGTTGCTTCGAAATTAGCTGACAGGTTTTACCGGCCAACAGTGCTGATTTCAATAAGCGAAGACCACTGTAAGGGCTCGGCACGTTCCATCAAGAACTTCCATCTATTTAATGCGCTTATTGATTGTAAAAGCGTTCTTGAGTCTTTTGGCGGGCACAGTCATGCCGCAGGCTTATTGATTGCAAAAGATAATATAGATTCCTTCAGGAAATATATAAATGATATAGCTTCACAAAGGCTTGATGCCGCTGATTTAATACCGTGTATTGATATTGATGCAGAATTGGGTTTAGCAGATATCAATAATAAGGTTATCGGTGAAATCGAATCATTAGAGCCTTTTGGTGCGGGTAACCCGGAACCATTATTCTTGACACGCGGGCTTAAGTTGAAATCCCAGCCATGCGTGCTTTCCAGGGATACGCTTAAATTTTGGGTGACTGACGGAAAGGTGACTTATCAGGCAATCGGATTTGGATTAGGCAGCCTTAAGGGCAGTTTGATGAGCGCGTCCAGTTTTGATTTGGTGTATACCCCGGCATTTGATAACTGGAGAGGACAGAGTAGTACTATACTGGAAGCCAGGGATATATTTTTTAATCAGTGA
- the rpmB gene encoding 50S ribosomal protein L28 — translation MLKKCFICKKGELKGRSVVRKGMAKKQGGTGSKIVRSTKRKFFANLHKMRILVNGHPQKVYICAKCIKKGAFAKAK, via the coding sequence ATGCTAAAGAAATGTTTTATATGCAAAAAAGGTGAATTAAAGGGCCGCAGTGTAGTACGCAAAGGTATGGCCAAGAAACAAGGCGGTACCGGAAGTAAAATAGTCCGTTCGACCAAACGTAAGTTTTTCGCAAACCTTCATAAGATGCGCATATTGGTAAACGGCCATCCTCAAAAAGTATATATCTGCGCGAAATGCATTAAAAAAGGCGCATTCGCCAAGGCAAAATAA
- a CDS encoding PD-(D/E)XK nuclease family protein — MNDILEGLNKEQKEAVTSKEGPLLIIAGAGTGKTTVITRRIAWLISQGLASTDQVLALTFTDKAAAQMQERVDMLVPYGYTDIWISTFHAFGDRILRENPIQSGLSPDFKVLNQAEASVFLREHLFEFDLSYYRPLAEPTRFIQALISFFSRAKDEDISASELLKYAGSLSEKAAGSNDEILKEEAAHQVEVAHAYMKYQELLLKEGVVDFASQFYMALELLRAHPMVLNGYQNKFKYILVDEFQDTNFSQFQMIKLLAGKSRNVAVVADDDQCIYRWRGAAYSNVLNFMNEYPDAEKITLIQNYRSTKPILDTAYRLIQNNNPDRFEIKANINKRLISLKGEGEAVRYLHFDTNSDEADKVAAVIKEECSKGGFKYRDFAILVRSNSDSQAFLQALNMQDIPWQFSGSHGLYSRPEVMMCISFLRASADIYDSLNLYYLLTSEVYKVDMKDLSYFSHYARRRNKPLYFVLKDAGQIPEFNDVNQATKDKVLRFLSDFEHFVEASREETTGRLLYLFLTDTGYLKSLTSDMTPEKESKIQNIAKFFNIVRNFELIARHDRVGSFVKHLNLLIEAGDDPSTVDIDFYDINAVNVLTIHKAKGLEFGVVFLVDLAQGKFPLPRRKQPIELDDHLIKEVLPTGDFHIQEERRLFYVGMTRAKDKLYLTSADDYGGKRARKVSQFVIESVGEVAPEALKEKSSALELIQRFAPVRNKVKPVVNEQSAARVINLSYYHIDDYLTCPLKYKYVNILRVPIMEHHTVIYGRAMHEAVTGYFQAVMSGRGMDKDELLNIFENSFDPQGFLDLKHQLERKRLGKEALLRFYDQQAKQPCKAKFIEKEFSFVQGQNRITGRFDRIDEEDGGAVVIDFKTSDIKTQKEADKRVKESMQLKLYSLAYREIFGELPLRVELHFLESGLIGRKEIDEADIKDVEENIDSVAEGIRNNKFEATPNYMSCTYCAYNEICPFSMAK, encoded by the coding sequence ATGAACGATATCCTTGAAGGTTTAAATAAAGAGCAGAAAGAAGCAGTAACCTCTAAAGAAGGCCCGCTGTTAATAATCGCAGGCGCAGGCACTGGAAAGACTACTGTTATAACGCGCAGGATCGCCTGGCTGATATCTCAGGGCTTAGCAAGCACTGATCAGGTTTTAGCCCTTACCTTTACAGATAAAGCAGCAGCCCAGATGCAAGAGAGGGTTGATATGCTTGTTCCTTACGGATACACAGATATATGGATATCCACTTTTCATGCTTTTGGAGACAGGATATTGAGGGAAAATCCCATACAGTCGGGATTGAGCCCTGATTTTAAAGTGTTAAATCAGGCAGAGGCGTCGGTTTTCTTAAGAGAACACCTCTTTGAATTCGACCTTTCTTACTATCGTCCGCTTGCAGAGCCTACACGTTTCATACAGGCGCTTATTTCTTTTTTTAGCAGGGCAAAAGACGAAGATATATCAGCCAGCGAGTTATTAAAATATGCCGGGTCTCTTTCTGAGAAAGCCGCCGGCAGTAACGATGAGATCTTAAAAGAAGAAGCTGCCCACCAGGTTGAAGTTGCGCATGCTTATATGAAATACCAGGAACTCCTGCTTAAAGAGGGGGTAGTTGATTTTGCCAGTCAGTTTTATATGGCTTTGGAGCTTTTAAGGGCTCATCCCATGGTGCTTAATGGTTACCAGAATAAATTCAAATATATACTGGTTGATGAATTCCAGGATACAAATTTCTCGCAGTTTCAGATGATTAAGCTGCTGGCTGGGAAGAGCAGGAATGTCGCAGTAGTCGCAGATGATGATCAATGCATATATAGATGGAGGGGTGCAGCTTATAGCAATGTGCTGAATTTTATGAACGAATACCCTGATGCAGAGAAGATAACGCTTATACAGAATTACCGCTCCACCAAGCCGATATTAGACACCGCATACCGCCTGATACAAAATAATAACCCCGATCGTTTTGAAATCAAGGCGAATATCAACAAGAGGCTTATCAGTCTTAAGGGCGAAGGAGAAGCTGTGCGTTATTTGCATTTCGATACTAATTCTGACGAAGCTGATAAAGTGGCCGCTGTAATAAAGGAAGAGTGTTCAAAAGGCGGATTCAAATACCGCGATTTTGCCATACTTGTGCGTTCTAATTCCGATTCACAGGCTTTTTTGCAGGCATTGAATATGCAGGATATACCGTGGCAGTTCAGCGGCAGCCATGGGCTTTATTCGCGCCCGGAAGTGATGATGTGCATAAGTTTTTTACGTGCATCAGCTGATATATATGATTCGCTGAACCTGTATTATTTATTAACATCGGAAGTTTATAAAGTTGATATGAAGGATCTAAGTTATTTCTCGCATTATGCCAGGCGCAGGAATAAACCCTTGTATTTCGTGCTCAAGGATGCCGGGCAGATACCTGAGTTCAATGATGTAAATCAGGCAACAAAAGATAAGGTCTTAAGGTTTCTTAGTGATTTTGAACATTTTGTAGAAGCCTCAAGGGAAGAGACAACGGGCAGGCTTCTTTATTTATTCTTAACCGATACGGGGTATCTAAAGAGCCTGACGTCTGATATGACTCCTGAAAAAGAGTCTAAAATACAGAATATCGCTAAGTTTTTTAATATCGTAAGGAATTTTGAGCTTATTGCCCGTCATGATAGGGTGGGAAGTTTTGTGAAGCACCTGAACCTTTTAATTGAAGCCGGGGATGACCCGTCTACAGTGGATATTGATTTCTATGATATCAACGCAGTAAATGTACTTACTATTCATAAGGCTAAAGGGCTGGAGTTTGGAGTGGTTTTTCTGGTAGACCTAGCCCAGGGCAAATTTCCGTTACCAAGGAGAAAGCAGCCTATTGAACTGGATGACCATTTAATAAAAGAGGTGTTGCCGACGGGTGATTTCCATATACAGGAAGAGCGCAGACTCTTTTATGTCGGTATGACCAGGGCCAAAGATAAACTCTATCTTACCAGCGCCGATGATTACGGCGGTAAAAGGGCGCGGAAAGTCAGCCAGTTTGTGATTGAGTCGGTAGGAGAGGTTGCGCCTGAAGCGCTTAAAGAGAAGTCAAGCGCCCTTGAATTGATACAGCGTTTTGCTCCTGTACGTAATAAAGTCAAGCCTGTTGTCAATGAACAATCTGCGGCTAGAGTAATTAATTTAAGCTATTATCACATCGACGATTACCTTACCTGCCCGCTTAAATATAAATATGTCAACATTTTAAGAGTACCTATTATGGAGCACCATACAGTTATTTATGGCAGGGCGATGCATGAGGCAGTCACCGGGTATTTTCAGGCAGTAATGAGCGGCAGAGGCATGGATAAAGATGAGCTGCTGAATATTTTCGAAAATAGTTTTGATCCTCAGGGATTCCTTGACCTTAAGCATCAGCTTGAAAGGAAGCGGCTCGGTAAAGAGGCGCTGTTGCGGTTTTATGACCAGCAGGCAAAGCAGCCATGCAAAGCAAAATTTATCGAGAAAGAGTTTTCTTTTGTCCAAGGGCAAAACAGGATCACCGGCAGGTTTGACAGGATTGATGAAGAGGACGGAGGCGCTGTGGTGATTGATTTTAAAACCTCCGACATAAAGACCCAAAAGGAGGCTGATAAACGCGTCAAGGAAAGTATGCAGCTTAAGCTTTACTCCCTGGCGTATAGAGAGATCTTCGGAGAATTACCATTAAGGGTTGAATTACATTTCCTTGAATCTGGCTTGATCGGAAGAAAAGAGATAGATGAAGCAGACATAAAGGATGTGGAGGAAAACATAGATTCTGTTGCTGAAGGTATCCGCAATAATAAATTTGAAGCAACGCCTAATTATATGTCATGCACTTATTGCGCTTATAATGAAATTTGCCCATTCTCAATGGCAAAGTAA
- a CDS encoding 30S ribosomal protein S15, with product MAQVQEKKKNIIESFKVHSRDTGSVEVQIALLTERINSLTEHFKNNKKDHNSRRGLLSLVGRRRRFLDYLKKRDFKKYEELLDKLGLRK from the coding sequence TTGGCACAAGTACAAGAAAAAAAGAAGAATATCATAGAGAGCTTTAAGGTCCATAGTCGTGATACAGGAAGCGTCGAAGTCCAGATTGCGCTTTTGACCGAAAGGATCAATTCTCTTACAGAGCATTTTAAAAATAATAAGAAAGACCACAATTCTCGCCGGGGTTTATTAAGCCTGGTTGGAAGGCGTAGAAGGTTCCTTGATTATTTGAAGAAGAGGGATTTTAAGAAATACGAAGAGCTTCTGGATAAGCTGGGCTTGAGAAAATAA